From the Conger conger chromosome 14, fConCon1.1, whole genome shotgun sequence genome, one window contains:
- the LOC133109566 gene encoding myosin heavy chain, fast skeletal muscle-like encodes MSTDAEMSVFGPASVFLRKPEKERIEAQNTPFDAKTAYFVAEPKEMYLKGKLVSREGGKATVETLEGHQKLTVKEDDIHPMNPPKYDKIEDMAMMTHLNEPCVLYNLKERYAAWMIYTYSGLFCVTVNPYKWLPVYDSVVVEAYRGKKRIEAPPHIFSISDNAYQFMLTDRENQSVLITGESGAGKTVNTKRVIQYFATIAVAGGKKAEQSASKMQGSLEDQIIAANPLLEAYGNAKTVRNDNSSRFGKFIRIHFGTTGKLASADIETYLLEKSRVTFQLSAERSYHIFYQLMTGHKPELLEGLLITTNPYDYPMISQGEITVKSIDDVEEFIATDTAIDILGFTGDEKLGIYKLTGACLHHGNMKFKQKQREEQAEPDGTEVADKISYLMGLNSADLLKCLCYPRVKVGNEFVTKGQTVPQVHNSVNALCKSVYEKMFLWMVIRINEMLDTKQQRNYFIGVLDIAGFEIFDFNSLEQLCINFTNEKLQQFFNHHMFVLEQEEYKKEGIDWEFIDFGMDLAACIELIEKPMGIFSILEEECMFPKASDTTFKNKLYDQHLGKTNAFQKPKPAKGKAEAHFALVHYAGTVDYNINGWLDKNKDPLNDSVVQLYQKSSVKLLCHLYAAHGGAEEAAKGGKKAGKKKGGSFQTVSALFRENLGKLMTNLRSTHPHFVRCLIPNESKTPGLMENFLVIHQLRCNGVLEGIRICRKGFPSRILYGDFKQRYKVLNASVIPEGQFIDNKKASEKLLGSIDVDHTQYKFGHTKVFFKAGLLGTLEEMRDEKLATLVTMTQALSRGYLMRREFVKMMERRESIYSIQYNMRSFMNVKHWPWMKLYFKIKPLLKSAEAEKEMSNMKEEFTKCKEDLAKALAKKKELEEKMVSLLQEKNDLQLAVASESEGLADAEERCEGLIKAKIQFEAKLKETNERLEDEEEMNAELTAKKRKLEDECSELKKDIDDLELTLAKVEKEKHATENKVKNLTEEMASQDETIAKLTKEKKALQEAHQQTLDDLQAEEDKVNTLTKAKTKLEQQVDDLEGSLEQEKKLRMDLERAKRKLEGDLKLAQESIMDLENDKQQSDEKIKKKDFEMSQLLSKIEDEQTLGAQLQKKIKELQARIEELEEEIEAERAARAKVEKQRADLSRELEEISERLEEAGGATSAQIEMNKKREAEFQKLRRDLEESTLQHEATASALRKKQADSVAELGEQIDNLQRVKQKLEKEKSEYKMEIDDLSSNMEAVAKSKGNLEKMCRTLEDQLSELKTKSDEHLRQLNDTSAHKARLHTENGELSRQLEEKEALVSQLTRSKQAYTQQIEELKRHIEEEVKAKNALAHGLQSARHDCDMLREQYEEEQEAKAELQRGMSKANSEVAQWRSKYETDAIQRTEELEEAKKKLAQRLQEAEESIEAVNSKCASLEKTKQRLQGEVEDLMIDVERANALAANLDKKQRNFDKVLAEWKQKFEEGQAELEGALKEARSLSTELFKMKNSYEETLDQLETLKRENKNLQQEISDLTEQIGESGKTIHELEKAKKTAESEKAEIQTALEEAEGALEHEESKILRIQLELNQVKGEIDRKLSEKDEEMEQIKRNSQRVIESMQTTLDAEVRSRNDALRIKKKMEGDLNEMEIQLSHANRQAAEAQKQLRNVQGQLKDAQLHLDDAIRGQEDMKEQVAMVERRNNLMLAEIEELRVALEQTERGRKVAEQELIDASERVGLLHSQNTSLINTKKKLEADLVQIQGEVDDTIQEARNAEEKAKKAITDAAMMAEELKKEQDTSAHLERMKKNLEITVKDLQHRLDEAENLAMKGGKKQLQKLEARVRELESEVEAEQRRGAEAVKGVRKYERRVKELTYQTEEDKKNVHRLQDLVDKLQLKVKSYKRQAEESEEQANTHLSRYRKVQHEMEEAQERADIAESQVNKLRAKSRDVGKVKEAE; translated from the exons ATGAGTACAGATGCGGAGATGTCGGTCTTCGGGCCAGCATCCGTTTTCCTCCGGAAGCCTGAGAAGGAGAGAATCGAGGCCCAGAACACACCCTTTGATGCCAAAACGGCCTACTTTGTGGCTGAGCCCAAGGAGATGTACCTCAAGGGGAAACTCGTTAGCAGAGAGGGGGGCAAAGCCACCGTTGAAACTCTGGAAGGGCATCAA AAACTAACAGTCAAGGAGGATGACATCCACCCAATGAATCCTCCCAAATACGACAAGATTGAGGACATGGCCATGATGACCCACCTCAATGAGCCCTGTGTGCTGTATAACCTCAAAGAGCGCTATGCAGCATGGATGATCTAT ACCTACTCTGGGCTGTTCTGCGTCACTGTGAATCCCTACAAGTGGCTCCCAGTGTACGATTCTGTTGTTGTGGAAGCATACAGAGGCAAAAAGAGAATTGAAGCCCCACCCCACATCTTCTCCATCTCTGACAATGCCTATCAGTTCATGCTCACAG ATCGTGAGAACCAGTCCGTTCTGATTAC CGGAGAATCTGGTGCAGGGAAAACTGTGAACACAAAACGTGTCATCCAGTACTTCGCGACAATCGCAGTGGCTGGAGGAAAGAAAGCTGAGCAATCAGCTAGCAAAATGCAG GGATCACTGGAGGATCAAATCATTGCAGCAAACCCCCTGCTGGAGGCTTATGGTAATGCCAAGACCGTGAGGAATGACAACTCCTCCCGTTTT GGAAAGTTCATCAGAATCCACTTTGGTACAACAGGCAAACTGGCTTCTGCTGATATTGAAACCT ATTTGCTGGAAAAGTCAAGAGTAACATTCCAGCTGTCAGCTGAGCGCAGCTACCACATCTTCTACCAGCTTATGACAGGCCACAAACCTGAACTGCTAG AGGGTCTACTCATTACCACCAACCCATATGATTACCCCATGATCAGCCAAGGTGAAATCACTGTCAAAAGTATAGATGACGTGGAGGAGTTCATTGCCACAGAT aCTGCCATTGATATCTTGGGCTTCACTGGTGATGAGAAGTTGGGCATCTACAAGCTGACTGGTGCTTGTTTGCATCACGGGAACATGAAGTTTAAGCAAAAGCAGCGCGAGGAGCAGGCTGAACCAGATGGCACTGAGG TGGCAGATAAAATTTCTTACCTCATGGGCCTGAACTCAGCTGACCTGCTGAAATGTCTGTGCTACCCCAGAGTGAAGGTCGGAAATGAGTTTGTGACCAAGGGACAGACTGTACCACAG GTCCACAACTCTGTTAATGCTCTGTGCAAATCTGTCTATGAGAAAATGTTCTTGTGGATGGTCATTCGCATCAATGAGATGTTGGACACAAAGCAACAGAGAAATTACTTCATTGGTGTCCTGGATATCGCTGGATTTGAAATCTTTGAT TTCAACAGCTTGGAGCAGCTGTGTATCAACTTCACCAATGAGAAACTGCAACAGTTTTTCAACCACCACATGTTTGTGCTGGAACAAGAGGAGTACAAGAAAGAGGGAATTGATTGGGAGTTCATTGATTTTGGTATGGACTTGGCTGCCTGCATTGAGCTTATTGAGAAG CCAATGGGCATCTTCTCCATCCTTGAAGAGGAGTGCATGTTCCCCAAGGCTTCTGACACAACCTTTAAGAACAAGCTCTATGACCAACATCTGGGCAAAACCAACGCGTTCCAGAAGCCCAAACCTGCCAAAGGAAAGGCTGAGGCCCACTTCGCCCTGGTGCACTATGCTGGCACTGTGGACTACAACATCAACGGCTGGCTGGACAAGAACAAGGACCCTCTGAACGACTCTGTAGTACAGCTGTACCAGAAGTCCTCAGTCAAACTGCTGTGTCACCTGTATGCAGCCCACGGTGGAGCTGAAG AAGCTGCAAAGGGTGGCAAAAAGGCTGGCAAGAAGAAGGGTGGCTCCTTCCAGACTGTGTCTGCTCTCTTCAGG gaGAACTTGGGCAAGCTGATGACCAACCTGAGGAGCACACATCCTCACTTTGTGCGTTGCTTGATTCCTAATGAATCAAAGACACCTG GTCTGATGGAGAACTTCTTGGTTATCCACCAGCTGAGGTGTAATGGTGTGCTGGAAGGCATCAGAATCTGCAGAAAGGGCTTCCCCAGCAGAATCCTCTATGGTGACTTCAAGCAGAG ATACAAGGTATTGAATGCCAGTGTCATCCCTGAGGGACAGTTCATTGACAACAAGAAAGCTTCTGAGAAGCTCCTGGGCTCCATTGATGTGGACCACACTCAGTACAAGTTTGGCCACACCAAG GTGTTCTTCAAAGCTGGTCTGCTGGGTACCCTGGAGGAGATGCGTGATGAGAAACTGGCAACGCTGGTGACCATGACTCAGGCCCTCAGCCGTGGCTACCTCATGAGAAGAGAGTTCGTCAAAATGATGGAAAGGAG AGAGTCCATTTACTCCATCCAATACAACATGCGCTCATTCATGAATGTGAAACACTGGCCATGGATGAAGCTCTACTTCAAGATCAAGCCACTTCTCAAGAGTGCTGAAGCTGAGAAGGAGATGTCCAACATGAAGGAAGAGTTCACTAAGTGCAAAGAGGATCTGGCAAAGGCATTAGCCAAGAAGAAGGAGCTTGAGGAGAAAATGGTCTCTCTGCTGCAGGAAAAGAATGACCTGCAGTTGGCTGTTGCATCT GAAAGTGAGGGCCTTGCTGATGCTGAGGAAAGATGTGAGGGACTCATCAAAGCGAAGATCCAGTTTGAAGCAAAACTCAAAGAGACAAATGAGAGactggaggatgaggaggaaatGAATGCTGAGCTCACTGCCAAGAAGAGGAAACTGGAGGATGAATGCTCTGAGCTGAAGAAAGACATCGATGACTTAGAGCTCACCTTGGCCAAAGTGGAGAAGGAGAAACATGCCACAGAAAACAAG GTGAAGAACCTGACTGAAGAGATGGCCTCTCAGGATGAGACTATTGCCAAGTTGACAAAAGAGAAGAAGGCCCTCCAAGAGGCACACCAGCAGACCCTGGATGATCTCCAGGCAGAGGAGGACAAAGTCAACACTCTGACCAAAGCAAAGACCAAGCTTGAACAGCAAGTGGATGAT CTGGAAGGATCTCTGGAACAGGAGAAGAAGCTTCGCATGGACCTTGAGAGAGCCAAGAGAAAGCTTGAAGGTGATCTGAAACTGGCGCAGGAATCCATAATGGATCTGGAGAATGACAAGCAGCAGTCAGATGAAAAGATCAAGAA GAAGGACTTTGAGATGAGCCAGCTTCTCAGCAAGATTGAGGATGAACAAACTTTGGGTGCTCAGCTTCAGAAAAAGATTAAAGAACTCCAG GCTCGTATTGAGGAGTTGGAGGAAGAAATCGAGGCTGAGCGTGCTGCTCGGGCCAAGGTTGAGAAGCAGAGGGCTGATCTCTCCAGGGAACTTGAGGAGATCAGTGAGAGGCTAGAAGAAGCAGGTGGTGCCACATCTGCTCAGATTGAGATGAACAAGAAGCGTGAAGCTGAGTTCCAGAAGCTGCGCCGTGATCTTGAAGAGTCCACCCTGCAACATGAAGCCACCGCTTCCGCCCTCCGCAAGAAGCAGGCCGACAGCGTGGCAGAGCTGGGAGAACAAATCGACAACCTTCAGCGCGTCAAGCAGaaactggagaaggagaagagtgaATACAAAATGGAGATTGATGACCTCTCCAGTAACATGGAGGCTGTTGCTAAATCAAAG GGCAACCTTGAGAAAATGTGCCGTACCCTTGAAGATCAACTGAGTGAACTGAAAACCAAGAGCGATGAGCATTTACGCCAGCTGAAtgacacaagcgcacacaaagCAAGACTTCATACTGAAAATG GTGAATTGAGTCGCCAGTTAGAGGAGAAGGAAGCTCTTGTTTCCCAGCTGACAAGAAGCAAACAAGCCTACACACAGCAGATTGAGGAGCTCAAGAGGCACATTGAAGAGGAGGTCAAG GCCAAGAATGCCCTGGCCCACGGTTTGCAGTCAGCCCGCCATGACTGTGACATGCTGAGGGAGCAGtatgaggaggagcaggaggccaaGGCTGAGCTGCAGCGTGGAATGTCCAAGGCCAACAGTGAGGTGGCTCAGTGGAGATCCAAATATGAGACTGATGCCATCCAGCGCactgaggagctggaggaggccaa GAAGAAGCTTGCACAGCGTCTTCAGGAGGCAGAGGAGTCCATTGAGGCTGTCAACTCCAAGTGTGCCTCTCTGGAGAAGACCAAGCAGAGGCTGCAGGGTGAAGTGGAGGATCTCATGATTGATGTGGAGAGAGCAAATGCCCTGGCTGCCAACCTTGACAAGAAACAGAGGAACTTCGATAAG GTTCTGGCCGAATGGAAACAGAAGTTTGAGGAAGGCCAGGCCGAGTTGGAGGGAGCGCTGAAAGAGGCCCGTTCTCTCAGCACTGAGCTCTTCAAGATGAAGAACTCCTATGAAGAGACTCTGGACCAACTGGAGACACtgaagagagagaacaagaatCTGCAGC AGGAGATTTCCGACCTGACTGAACAGATTGGAGAGAGCGGAAAGACCATTCATGAGCTGGAAAAGGCAAAGAAGACTGCGGAGAGTGAGAAAGCAGAAATCCAGACAGCCTTAGAAGAGGCAGAG GGAGCACTGGAGCATGAGGAGTCCAAGATTCTCAGGATACAGCTGGAGCTCAATCAGGTCAAGGGTGAAATTGACAGGAAGTTATcggagaaggatgaggagatgGAGCAGATCAAGAGGAACAGCCAGAGGGTGATTGAGTCTATGCAGACCACCCTTGATGCTGAGGTGAGGAGCAGGAATGATGCCCTGAGAATCAAGAAGAAGATGGAGGGAGACCTCAATGAGATGGAGATTCAGCTGAGCCATGCCAACCGCCAGGCAGCTGAAGCCCAGAAGCAACTGAGGAATGTCCAAGGACAGCTCAAG GATGCCCAACTGCACCTTGATGATGCGATCAGAGGACAGGAGGACATGAAGGAACAGGTTGCCATGGTGGAGCGCAGGAACAACCTGATGCTGGCTGAGATTGAAGAACTGAGGGTTGCTCtggaacagacagagaggggccgCAAAGTGGCCGAGCAGGAGCTGATCGATGCAAGTGAGCGCGTGGGACTGCTGCACTCCCAA AACACCAGCCTTATCAACACCAAGAAGAAGCTGGAAGCTGACCTTGTCCAGATTCAAGGTGAAGTTGATGACACCATCCAGGAAGCAAGAAATGCTGAGGAGAAAGCCAAGAAGGCCATCACAGAT GCCGCCATGATGGCAgaggagctgaagaaggagcAGGACACCAGCGCTCATCTGGAGAGGATGAAGAAGAACCTGGAGATTACAGTCAAGGACCTGCAGCACCGTCTGGATGAGGCTGAGAATCTGGCCATGAAGGGTGGAAAGAAACAGCTCCAGAAACTGGAAGCAAGG GTGCGCGAGCTAGAATCTGAAGTTGAGGCTGAACAGAGACGTGGAGCCGAAGCCGTCAAAGGTGTCCGTAAATATGAGAGGAGAGTCAAGGAGCTCACCTACCAG ACTGAGGAGGACAAGAAGAATGTCCACAGACTGCAGGACCTGGTGGACAAACTGCAGCTCAAAGTGAAGTCCTACAAGAGGCAGGCTGAGGAATCC GAGGAACAAGCCAACACCCACCTGTCCAGGTACAGGAAGGTGCAGCACGAGATGGAGGAAGCGCAGGAGCGTGCCGACATCGCTGAGTCCCAGGTCAACAAGCTGAGAGCCAAGAGCCGTGACGTCGGCAAG gtgaaAGAAGCCGAATAA